The proteins below come from a single Parazoarcus communis genomic window:
- a CDS encoding M20 aminoacylase family protein: MSVIDRVRPAHSRLKAIRRDIHAHPELAFKEHRTAAVVVKELEAAGIEVHQGIGGTGVVGVIRAGRSLCAIGLRADMDALSITERNTFEHRSTHAGCMHACGHDGHTTMLLGAAQVLAEHKGFDGTVYLIFQPAEEGEGGGRVMIEDGLFERFPMESVFGMHNWPGIPAGQFAVHAGPVMASADRFDIRILGTGAHAAMPHLGADPVAAGAALVQAIQTIVSRTLDPADAAVVSVTQFHAGEAYNVIPDRAELSGTVRAFSEFVQQRIEQRLGELCVGIGEAFGVRVEFEYRRGYPPTINTPSEAALCVETAASLAGADKVDTTARPSMGAEDFSYFLQRKPGAYVWIGNGPGEGGCMLHNPNYDFNDEILPVGVAYWVELVKRLLPAGA; the protein is encoded by the coding sequence ATGAGTGTCATTGACCGAGTTCGTCCAGCCCATTCCCGCCTGAAGGCAATTCGTCGCGATATCCATGCGCACCCCGAGCTCGCCTTCAAGGAACACCGGACCGCAGCGGTCGTCGTGAAGGAGCTCGAAGCGGCGGGTATAGAGGTGCATCAGGGTATCGGCGGTACCGGCGTGGTCGGCGTGATTCGCGCCGGTCGCAGTCTGTGCGCCATCGGGCTTCGCGCCGACATGGATGCGCTCTCGATCACAGAGCGCAATACCTTCGAGCACCGCTCGACGCACGCGGGCTGCATGCACGCCTGCGGTCACGATGGCCATACCACCATGCTGCTCGGGGCGGCGCAGGTACTGGCCGAACACAAAGGCTTCGATGGCACCGTCTATCTGATCTTCCAGCCCGCAGAAGAGGGCGAGGGCGGCGGCCGCGTCATGATCGAGGACGGCTTGTTCGAGCGTTTTCCGATGGAGTCCGTGTTCGGCATGCACAACTGGCCGGGCATTCCGGCAGGGCAGTTTGCGGTGCACGCAGGCCCGGTAATGGCCAGCGCAGATCGCTTCGATATCCGTATTCTCGGCACCGGTGCCCATGCCGCAATGCCCCACCTTGGCGCCGACCCGGTCGCGGCCGGTGCCGCGCTGGTGCAGGCAATCCAGACCATCGTATCGCGCACGCTGGACCCGGCGGACGCAGCCGTGGTGTCGGTGACGCAGTTTCACGCCGGAGAGGCCTACAACGTGATTCCGGATCGCGCCGAGCTTTCCGGTACCGTGCGCGCATTCTCCGAGTTCGTGCAACAGCGTATCGAGCAGCGCCTGGGAGAGCTCTGCGTGGGCATCGGCGAGGCGTTTGGCGTGCGTGTCGAGTTCGAGTACCGCCGCGGCTATCCGCCGACAATCAACACCCCATCCGAAGCAGCGCTTTGTGTGGAGACCGCAGCCAGCCTGGCAGGCGCAGACAAGGTCGACACGACTGCCAGACCAAGCATGGGGGCGGAGGATTTCTCCTATTTCCTGCAGCGCAAACCCGGTGCCTATGTATGGATCGGCAACGGTCCGGGTGAGGGCGGCTGCATGCTGCACAATCCGAACTACGACTTCAACGACGAGATTCTTCCCGTCGGCGTGGCCTACTGGGTGGAGCTGGTAAAGCGCCTTCTTCCGGCCGGAGCTTGA
- a CDS encoding ABC transporter permease: MNTLRLAFRMMRRDFRAGELHLLGLAIIIAVASLTSVGFLADRVGRGLDREANQLLGGDLLLRADQPWPDSFADEARQRGLRVASTVLFTSMASTDDEAVLAGVKVVEDGYPLRGSVRLAPGPNQPDAEAGRSPAPGEVWLDERLFAQLGLKTGDAVGLGLRTFRVGGMISFESDRGANFFSLLPRAIFNLSDLADTGLISAGSRANWRLHLAGTPEAVSAYEKWARSALGRGQSVETIENARPEVRAALDQAQRFLRLAALLAAILAAVAVGLSARRFMQRHLDACAVMRCLGARQAQVLGIVIGEFLIFGLVAAALGSALGWSVQWGLGSGLREVLSTELPAPSMLPLAHGLLVGMALLIGFVLPQLLRLGAVPTLRVLRREFSSAEPLSNSAWGLGLLALLGLIFWIAADVRLGVAVAGGFAVALGVFALAGWFVLHLATRLKGRGSLRGGGWRYGIAALGRRMVPSVIQVAALGLGMTALLLLTLVRGDLLNDWRNMTPTDAPNRFVINIQPDQRAALEDFFVAEGLPRPGIEPMIRGRMLAINGEAVKPDSFEDTRTRRLAAREFNLSYSSALPDGNEIIDGQWHGAGKTAQFSVEKGLAETFGIKLGDSVRFEVAGQEVEAPVTSVRELNWDSMRVNFFFIASEGLLENYPASLITSFHLPLEQHDFTTRLVAAFPNLSVIDIGAVLTQVKTMTDKLILIVQFVFGFAVVAGLVVLYAALQSTHDEREFELAMLRTLGARNRQVRQALSAEFIVLGGVAGVLAGIGATAIGWALAHFVFRMDYVPSGWPLLLSSLFGAAGVMLGGWVGTRGLLSRPPLASLRALG, encoded by the coding sequence ATGAATACTCTCCGTCTTGCCTTTCGCATGATGCGCCGCGACTTCCGTGCCGGCGAACTGCATCTGCTGGGTCTCGCCATCATCATCGCCGTCGCGAGCCTGACCAGCGTCGGCTTTCTTGCCGATCGGGTTGGGCGCGGGCTCGACCGCGAGGCCAATCAGTTGCTTGGCGGCGATCTGCTGCTTCGCGCAGATCAACCGTGGCCGGATTCGTTTGCGGACGAGGCGCGTCAGCGCGGGCTGCGGGTGGCGTCTACAGTGCTGTTCACGAGCATGGCCAGTACCGATGACGAGGCGGTGCTTGCCGGCGTCAAGGTGGTTGAAGACGGCTATCCGTTGCGCGGTTCCGTGCGACTTGCGCCCGGGCCGAACCAGCCCGACGCCGAGGCCGGACGCTCGCCTGCGCCAGGGGAGGTGTGGCTGGACGAACGGCTTTTTGCGCAGCTTGGGCTGAAGACGGGAGACGCTGTCGGCCTCGGACTGAGGACGTTCCGGGTTGGCGGCATGATCAGCTTCGAGTCTGATCGTGGTGCCAACTTTTTCAGCCTGCTGCCACGGGCCATCTTCAATCTTTCCGACCTTGCGGACACCGGCCTGATCTCAGCCGGCAGTCGTGCGAACTGGCGGCTTCATCTGGCGGGCACCCCCGAAGCCGTAAGCGCGTACGAGAAGTGGGCGCGAAGCGCGCTGGGGCGCGGGCAGTCGGTGGAAACCATCGAGAACGCCCGCCCAGAGGTTCGCGCAGCGCTCGATCAGGCACAGCGCTTCCTGCGGCTGGCGGCATTGCTGGCGGCGATCCTCGCAGCGGTTGCGGTCGGGCTGTCGGCGCGCCGGTTCATGCAGCGGCACCTCGACGCGTGCGCCGTCATGCGCTGTCTCGGCGCCCGCCAGGCGCAGGTGCTCGGAATTGTCATCGGCGAGTTTCTGATCTTCGGTCTGGTCGCGGCTGCGCTGGGCAGCGCACTGGGCTGGAGTGTGCAGTGGGGCCTCGGAAGCGGACTGCGCGAGGTGCTGTCGACCGAACTGCCCGCACCGTCAATGCTGCCGCTGGCGCATGGTCTGCTGGTCGGCATGGCGCTCCTCATCGGCTTCGTGCTGCCACAGTTGCTTCGCCTCGGGGCTGTGCCGACCTTGCGCGTACTGCGACGCGAGTTTTCCTCGGCCGAGCCACTCAGCAACAGCGCGTGGGGCCTGGGTTTGCTTGCCCTGCTGGGGCTGATCTTCTGGATTGCCGCCGATGTCCGGCTCGGGGTCGCCGTGGCGGGCGGCTTTGCCGTGGCGCTTGGCGTATTTGCCCTTGCCGGCTGGTTCGTGCTGCACCTTGCTACACGGCTCAAGGGACGGGGAAGTCTGAGGGGTGGCGGCTGGCGGTACGGGATTGCCGCACTCGGGCGACGCATGGTGCCGAGCGTGATTCAGGTCGCCGCGCTTGGCCTCGGGATGACGGCCTTGCTGTTGCTGACCCTCGTCCGTGGCGACCTGCTGAACGACTGGCGCAACATGACGCCGACCGATGCGCCCAACCGGTTCGTGATCAACATTCAGCCCGACCAGCGCGCGGCGCTGGAGGACTTCTTTGTCGCCGAAGGGCTGCCACGGCCCGGGATCGAACCGATGATCCGTGGCCGCATGCTTGCCATCAATGGCGAGGCGGTGAAGCCGGACAGCTTCGAGGACACCCGCACGCGCCGCCTCGCTGCGCGTGAATTCAATTTGTCCTATTCGAGCGCCTTGCCCGATGGAAACGAGATCATCGACGGGCAGTGGCATGGCGCGGGCAAAACTGCGCAGTTTTCCGTGGAGAAGGGGTTGGCCGAAACCTTTGGCATCAAGCTGGGCGACAGCGTGCGCTTCGAGGTAGCCGGGCAGGAGGTGGAAGCGCCGGTGACCAGTGTGCGCGAGCTGAATTGGGATTCGATGCGGGTGAATTTTTTCTTCATCGCGTCCGAAGGGCTGCTCGAGAACTATCCAGCCAGCCTGATCACCAGTTTTCACCTTCCACTGGAGCAGCATGACTTCACCACGCGTCTGGTGGCGGCCTTCCCCAATCTCTCGGTGATCGACATCGGTGCAGTGCTGACCCAGGTCAAGACCATGACCGACAAGCTGATTCTGATCGTGCAGTTCGTGTTCGGTTTTGCAGTCGTCGCGGGTCTGGTGGTGCTGTATGCGGCCCTGCAGTCGACCCATGATGAGCGTGAATTCGAACTCGCCATGTTGCGCACGCTCGGTGCGCGGAATCGTCAGGTGCGTCAGGCCTTGAGCGCCGAGTTCATTGTGCTCGGTGGGGTGGCCGGTGTGCTGGCCGGTATCGGTGCGACGGCGATCGGGTGGGCGCTTGCGCACTTCGTGTTCAGGATGGACTACGTCCCTTCGGGCTGGCCCTTGCTGCTTTCGAGCCTGTTTGGGGCGGCAGGCGTGATGCTTGGAGGATGGGTCGGCACCCGCGGCCTGCTGTCGCGCCCCCCGCTGGCCAGCCTGAGGGCGTTGGGTTGA
- a CDS encoding DNA recombination protein RmuC encodes MMQIFSNAELVLLGLLVLVLVLLLWVVLRTGRLERDVQSKLGERLDHQLAAQHRDLLRDLHDGLTRQTDRIGDHARADREILQRGLGAASVQLSRSIEALTHSVDGRLQTLAGQVNERLDEGFRKTNDTFASVMSRLATIDEAQKKIDGLTTNVVSLQELLGDKKARGAFGEVQLEALVRNSLPPDAFEFQSTLPNNTRADCVLKLPEPTGLVAVDAKFPLENYHRMFDSSLAELDRKAAQMAFRADVRRHVDAIAGKYILPGVTSDGAMMFLPAEAVFAELHAYHPEVIAYAQGKRVWIVSPTTLMAVLNTARAVLKDVETRKQIHVIQDALGKLAKDFHRFDERMNALARHIDQASKDVQDVQTSSRKITAHFQKIESARLDEIDELDRIPEAAAQPPI; translated from the coding sequence ATGATGCAGATATTCAGCAATGCGGAGCTTGTCCTGCTCGGGCTGCTCGTTCTGGTCCTCGTGCTCTTGCTCTGGGTCGTGCTGCGCACAGGTCGCCTGGAGCGCGACGTTCAATCGAAGCTCGGGGAGCGCCTCGACCATCAGCTTGCGGCACAGCACCGCGATCTGCTGCGTGACCTTCACGACGGCCTGACCCGGCAGACCGACCGCATTGGCGATCACGCCCGCGCCGACAGGGAAATCCTGCAACGCGGTCTGGGCGCGGCATCGGTGCAGCTGTCGCGCAGTATCGAAGCGCTGACACACAGCGTCGATGGCCGTCTGCAGACGCTTGCCGGGCAGGTGAACGAACGCCTGGACGAAGGTTTCCGCAAGACCAACGACACCTTTGCCAGTGTGATGTCCCGCCTGGCCACCATCGATGAGGCGCAGAAGAAGATCGACGGTCTCACCACGAACGTGGTCAGCCTTCAGGAGCTCCTGGGCGACAAGAAGGCACGCGGCGCGTTTGGCGAAGTGCAGCTCGAAGCCCTGGTGCGCAATTCGCTACCGCCCGATGCGTTCGAATTTCAGTCCACCCTGCCCAACAACACCCGGGCTGACTGTGTGCTCAAGCTGCCTGAGCCGACCGGCCTGGTGGCCGTCGATGCGAAGTTCCCGCTGGAGAACTATCACCGCATGTTCGACAGCAGTCTTGCCGAACTCGATCGCAAGGCCGCGCAGATGGCCTTCCGGGCCGACGTGCGGCGCCATGTGGATGCGATCGCAGGCAAGTACATCCTGCCCGGCGTGACCTCCGACGGCGCGATGATGTTCCTGCCCGCCGAGGCCGTGTTCGCCGAACTGCACGCCTATCATCCAGAGGTTATTGCCTATGCACAGGGCAAACGGGTCTGGATTGTGTCACCCACCACGCTGATGGCGGTCCTCAATACGGCGCGTGCGGTGCTCAAGGATGTCGAGACGCGCAAGCAGATCCACGTCATCCAGGATGCGCTGGGCAAGCTGGCAAAGGATTTCCACCGCTTTGACGAGCGCATGAATGCGCTTGCGCGGCACATCGATCAGGCCAGCAAGGACGTGCAGGACGTACAGACCTCGAGTCGCAAGATCACCGCGCACTTTCAGAAGATCGAGTCGGCGCGCCTCGACGAAATCGACGAACTCGACCGCATACCGGAAGCCGCAGCTCAGCCGCCGATATAG